From a single Verrucomicrobiota bacterium genomic region:
- a CDS encoding DUF1800 domain-containing protein, with product MLVFHRSRGQAQSALKSMSYLCVSRWLLPVLAGSFVLLPVLAEDPSPPRIASIGIKNAQQVLRFSPYPAAQEFKILRADALGLPFSVDATGVLTGYEWKSPLRAGTPQGFYRVEVTPISDESLAAATVLNRTAYGPTPDELERIRTIGVQAYIDEQLSPEHIQEDLDINKVVIPSDWQYVTASSTASSSQLYIYLNSLGEGYIDDIQLVAGNVAGTGPNLLRNGDFEMPLTTKDWKVASNHARSVISTDVKRSGRSSLRLVTTAPGSTDTSAIVQTITPALAPSPQRYTLSFWYLHTTNALSRVTVRLSGSQPSGSSPMLPPITTLTYGIASLADLSTWHILHAVQSKRQLLEVLTQFVDNHFVTYQDKSQDYLAGKVPSGADAAFATDLEYRELKKWREVLMNPNGTFYDLLKISTESPAMVIYLDTVASKKGAANENYARELMELFTMGVDNGYDQKDIEEMSRAWTGWRVDKLPVGQENNPFATPIPTASRNTTPGTWTLRFNSSASEHDATAKTIFPGKTIDARFGPPHAGKSYELRLPARTGTAGMQDGYDIISHLADLPYTQEYISVKLCRYFIHENFVHGVYDYTQPNSSAEAALIRDCMKAWDTPAADGRKGNLRSVLKVIFNSSTFRQHAASQQKVRNPLEFTVASVRALRAARPTGGFTSDCTGADLNNKMITLGMRLFNREEPDGWSEFGQDWINSSSLIERMRFVQERLRTASVADPVGLLKLKLPSTQWRDAGLVTDYFLSILFPAEGKANLTLDRATALTFLNTADNGTTPSLFNALDPNSSTYGTRVRGMVAYLMGLPRFQEQ from the coding sequence ATGCTAGTTTTTCACCGTTCGCGTGGACAGGCTCAGAGTGCATTGAAATCTATGTCTTACCTCTGTGTTTCCCGGTGGTTATTGCCAGTTTTGGCAGGCAGTTTCGTCCTTCTCCCCGTTTTGGCCGAGGATCCTTCCCCACCCAGGATCGCCAGTATTGGAATTAAGAACGCGCAACAGGTTCTGCGTTTTTCTCCATACCCCGCGGCCCAGGAATTCAAGATCTTGCGCGCCGACGCGCTTGGGCTTCCCTTTTCAGTGGATGCAACCGGCGTCCTAACTGGTTACGAATGGAAATCACCCCTTCGCGCAGGGACTCCACAGGGGTTTTACCGCGTCGAGGTCACACCGATCAGCGATGAATCCCTGGCCGCGGCGACGGTCTTGAACCGGACCGCCTATGGCCCCACGCCCGACGAGCTGGAGCGCATCCGCACCATCGGCGTCCAGGCTTACATCGATGAGCAACTGTCCCCGGAACACATCCAGGAAGACCTGGACATCAACAAGGTCGTCATCCCGTCGGACTGGCAGTATGTCACGGCGAGCAGCACGGCGAGTTCCAGCCAGCTCTACATTTACCTCAACTCTCTAGGGGAAGGTTACATCGACGACATTCAACTCGTAGCCGGGAACGTGGCCGGTACCGGGCCAAACCTGCTCCGGAATGGGGATTTCGAAATGCCGCTCACCACAAAGGATTGGAAAGTGGCTTCCAATCACGCACGCTCCGTGATTTCAACCGATGTCAAGCGTTCCGGGCGCAGCAGTTTGCGCCTGGTGACAACCGCGCCGGGATCAACGGACACATCAGCCATCGTGCAGACGATTACGCCTGCACTCGCCCCTTCGCCGCAGAGGTACACCTTGAGCTTTTGGTACTTGCACACAACCAACGCCCTCAGCCGGGTGACGGTGAGGTTGTCCGGCAGCCAACCGAGCGGGTCATCGCCCATGTTGCCACCCATCACGACTTTGACTTATGGCATCGCCTCCCTCGCGGACCTCTCGACCTGGCACATTCTGCACGCGGTCCAGTCCAAACGCCAGTTGCTCGAAGTTCTGACCCAGTTCGTTGATAACCATTTCGTCACTTACCAGGACAAATCCCAGGACTACCTCGCCGGCAAAGTGCCTTCCGGGGCCGACGCCGCTTTCGCGACCGACCTCGAATATCGGGAGTTGAAGAAATGGCGCGAGGTGCTGATGAACCCAAACGGCACGTTTTACGACCTCCTCAAGATCAGCACGGAAAGCCCGGCCATGGTGATTTACCTCGACACGGTCGCGAGCAAGAAAGGCGCGGCGAACGAGAATTACGCCCGCGAGTTGATGGAACTCTTCACGATGGGCGTCGATAATGGCTACGATCAAAAGGACATCGAGGAAATGAGCCGGGCCTGGACGGGCTGGCGGGTGGACAAACTCCCGGTTGGCCAGGAAAACAATCCCTTCGCGACGCCGATCCCGACCGCCAGTCGGAACACGACTCCCGGCACCTGGACCTTGCGGTTCAATTCCAGCGCGAGCGAACATGACGCGACGGCCAAGACGATTTTCCCGGGCAAGACGATCGATGCTCGTTTCGGCCCGCCGCACGCTGGCAAATCTTACGAACTCAGGCTCCCTGCCCGCACCGGCACCGCGGGGATGCAAGACGGCTACGACATCATTTCGCACCTGGCGGATTTGCCTTACACGCAGGAATACATCAGCGTCAAACTCTGCCGCTACTTCATTCACGAGAACTTCGTCCATGGCGTTTATGATTACACTCAACCAAATTCGAGCGCCGAAGCCGCATTGATCCGCGATTGCATGAAGGCCTGGGACACGCCCGCGGCAGATGGGCGGAAGGGCAACCTTCGCAGCGTGCTGAAGGTGATCTTTAACTCCTCGACGTTCCGGCAACATGCGGCCTCGCAGCAGAAAGTGCGAAACCCGCTCGAATTCACAGTCGCCTCCGTGCGAGCCTTGCGTGCCGCCAGGCCAACCGGAGGGTTCACTTCGGACTGCACGGGCGCCGACTTGAATAACAAGATGATCACGCTCGGCATGCGGCTTTTCAACCGGGAAGAGCCCGACGGCTGGTCCGAGTTCGGCCAGGACTGGATCAATTCATCCTCGTTGATCGAACGAATGCGCTTCGTTCAGGAGCGGCTTCGCACGGCATCGGTTGCGGATCCCGTCGGGCTTTTGAAATTGAAACTTCCCTCGACCCAATGGCGGGACGCGGGCTTAGTGACGGATTACTTCCTGAGCATACTTTTCCCGGCTGAAGGCAAGGCCAATCTTACTCTAGACCGGGCCACGGCCTTGACCTTCTTGAACACGGCGGACAACGGAACCACTCCGTCGCTGTTCAACGCCTTGGACCCGAACTCCTCCACGTATGGGACGCGCGTGAGGGGGATGGTCGCTTATTTGATGGGACTGCCTCGATTCCAAGAACAATAG
- a CDS encoding DUF3506 domain-containing protein, which produces MSTMQFDLTGEWIGHYRGHYDEVVKITQSGRRVEAVKITGDDYVPAGEITWRADLGTGLGEGQIAEEGFRNPRFIPGQLKVVNRDRIVFHWMNSGHVEYRRDE; this is translated from the coding sequence ATGTCAACGATGCAATTCGATCTGACCGGAGAATGGATCGGCCATTACCGCGGCCACTACGACGAGGTGGTCAAGATCACCCAAAGCGGACGACGCGTTGAAGCGGTGAAGATTACCGGGGACGATTATGTGCCTGCCGGCGAGATCACCTGGCGTGCTGACTTGGGGACCGGGTTGGGTGAAGGCCAGATAGCAGAGGAAGGTTTTAGAAACCCTCGCTTCATTCCCGGCCAACTCAAGGTCGTAAACCGTGATCGAATCGTGTTCCACTGGATGAATTCAGGGCACGTCGAATACCGGCGCGACGAGTAG
- a CDS encoding murein L,D-transpeptidase has translation MNRNPNLTLTRKALISERLGLRLGAGELHKPNSIAVGTGAGFSSSVRDAFSENSLPSLLIHYQAIGTNDARSAVPESPAVQAAPLVPTNPPPATAPASNSVFRPRPLLVRGLANSTLRPPRSGYEAQLALARRGISPGCIDGAVGSQTRAALRAFQECERLPVTGQLDAPTKTRLLLSDPTERTYVVTSNDLARLQPVGETWLAKSMQARLDYETILELVAEKGQAHPNQIRLLNPSINWTNVAAGTPVLIPNVEPPPVPAKAAWVRIRLADRTLQAFGEDHTLLGHFPCSIARRIEKRPQGDLFVEKVASYPTYRFDPDIFPESEEGRRLGRVLLIPPGPNNPVGTAWIGLNRPGYGIHGTPRPEQVGRTESHGCFRLANWNADYLALLVRVGTRVRVEP, from the coding sequence ATGAATCGTAATCCTAATCTTACTCTTACTCGAAAAGCGCTTATCTCCGAACGATTAGGATTAAGATTAGGAGCAGGAGAACTCCACAAGCCTAATTCAATCGCAGTGGGAACAGGGGCTGGGTTCAGCAGTTCGGTGCGCGATGCTTTTTCGGAGAATTCTCTCCCCAGCCTACTCATCCATTACCAAGCTATCGGAACAAACGACGCCCGATCTGCCGTGCCCGAAAGTCCGGCTGTGCAAGCTGCACCTTTGGTTCCCACAAATCCCCCGCCCGCAACGGCTCCCGCGTCGAACTCCGTCTTCCGTCCGCGTCCGCTGCTTGTGCGCGGCCTGGCCAATTCCACCTTGCGGCCTCCGCGCAGCGGGTATGAAGCGCAACTGGCCTTGGCGCGGCGCGGCATTTCGCCCGGATGCATCGACGGCGCCGTCGGCTCGCAAACTCGCGCGGCGTTGCGAGCGTTTCAAGAATGCGAACGCCTTCCGGTCACCGGCCAACTCGATGCTCCGACCAAAACCCGTCTTCTCCTGAGCGATCCGACCGAACGAACTTATGTCGTGACGAGCAACGATCTGGCGCGGTTGCAGCCTGTGGGCGAAACGTGGCTGGCGAAATCGATGCAAGCTCGTCTCGATTACGAAACCATCCTCGAATTGGTCGCGGAGAAAGGCCAGGCGCATCCAAACCAGATTCGGTTGCTCAATCCCTCCATCAACTGGACCAACGTGGCCGCCGGCACACCTGTCCTCATCCCGAATGTCGAGCCGCCTCCCGTGCCCGCCAAAGCGGCCTGGGTACGGATTCGGCTGGCGGACCGCACGCTCCAGGCGTTCGGCGAGGACCACACTTTGCTGGGGCATTTCCCGTGCAGCATTGCCCGCCGGATCGAGAAACGTCCGCAGGGAGATCTGTTCGTCGAGAAGGTCGCTTCTTATCCGACGTATCGCTTCGATCCGGATATTTTTCCTGAGTCGGAGGAAGGACGGCGGTTGGGGCGCGTTCTCTTGATCCCGCCCGGCCCGAACAACCCGGTGGGCACCGCCTGGATCGGCTTGAATCGCCCCGGCTACGGAATCCACGGCACCCCGCGGCCGGAACAGGTTGGCCGCACCGAGTCGCACGGCTGCTTTCGCCTGGCGAACTGGAATGCGGATTATCTTGCCCTACTCGTAAGGGTGGGAACGCGCGTCCGCGTTGAGCCGTAA
- a CDS encoding response regulator, giving the protein MQNEAELRGECDRLVEKVTELTSEVSRLSQSLQTEVSARRHVEDHFHTQEGLLDMTSDAVIVCNLDGRVVAWNQGSTRIYGWSSETANGKLLSKLFYPPESNHFSANLAATIAKREYLAEENHMTSMGRTIFVQTRWTLGRNLEGKDEILIVNTDVTEQKELERQFLRMQRLETVGLLASGIAHDLNNVLAPILMASQNLLNDIKDEGQAELLRSIEVSARRGGALVHQILSYARGTESERAPLDVKQLLHEFQKVAKDTFPRSIQIVTRFGKDLRPVLGSKTQLYQAIMNLCVNARDAMPNGGILQIEAANIVLDTGFVSRHPPAAPGEYVSLRISDNGVGIPEDVIERIFDPFFTTKEAGKGTGLGLSTVLGIVKRHGGFLDVSSKLGKGSRFTIYLPTIETASPAAAPEPSLILPSGNGRVVLVVDDERVIRDITASTLKKNGYQVLTACDGTEGFALFTQHRNEISVIVTDMSMPYMDGAKMIRALFQIDSKVKIVAVSGLNEEVNLPEMLKKKIPFLKKPFALEKLLETLAEVIESAPVKEAPARPPSRLQDAKLAPSPPLTPPDLKLHDGPFEV; this is encoded by the coding sequence ATGCAAAACGAAGCTGAACTCCGAGGCGAGTGCGACCGTCTGGTCGAGAAAGTCACCGAACTGACTTCGGAAGTCTCCCGCCTGAGCCAATCTCTGCAAACCGAAGTCAGCGCCCGCCGCCACGTTGAGGATCATTTCCACACTCAAGAAGGCTTGCTCGACATGACCTCCGACGCCGTCATCGTCTGCAATCTCGATGGGCGCGTCGTTGCCTGGAACCAGGGCTCAACCCGCATCTATGGCTGGTCCTCCGAGACCGCCAACGGCAAGCTCTTATCCAAATTGTTCTATCCGCCGGAGTCGAACCATTTCTCAGCCAACCTGGCCGCAACCATCGCCAAACGGGAATACCTGGCCGAGGAAAATCACATGACCAGCATGGGCCGGACAATCTTCGTGCAGACGCGCTGGACGCTGGGCCGCAATCTCGAAGGCAAAGACGAAATTCTCATCGTCAACACGGACGTCACCGAGCAAAAAGAGCTGGAACGGCAATTCCTCCGCATGCAGCGCCTGGAAACCGTGGGCCTGCTCGCCAGCGGCATTGCGCACGACCTCAATAACGTTCTGGCGCCGATTCTGATGGCGTCGCAAAACCTGCTCAACGACATCAAGGACGAGGGCCAGGCCGAATTGCTGCGTTCGATCGAGGTCAGCGCCCGCCGGGGCGGCGCGTTGGTTCACCAGATCCTTTCCTACGCGCGCGGCACCGAATCGGAGCGCGCGCCGCTCGACGTCAAACAACTGCTCCACGAATTCCAGAAAGTCGCGAAGGACACGTTTCCGCGCTCGATCCAGATTGTGACGCGGTTCGGCAAAGACCTCCGCCCGGTGCTGGGCAGCAAGACACAGCTTTACCAGGCGATCATGAACCTGTGCGTCAACGCGCGCGACGCCATGCCCAACGGCGGCATCCTCCAGATCGAAGCGGCCAATATCGTGCTCGACACGGGCTTCGTAAGCCGGCATCCCCCCGCCGCGCCCGGAGAATATGTGTCGCTGCGCATTTCGGACAATGGCGTCGGCATTCCCGAAGACGTGATCGAGCGGATTTTCGATCCGTTCTTCACCACGAAAGAAGCCGGCAAAGGCACGGGGCTGGGCTTGTCCACAGTCCTGGGCATCGTGAAGCGCCACGGCGGTTTCCTGGACGTGAGCAGCAAGCTGGGCAAAGGCAGCCGATTCACGATTTATCTTCCCACCATCGAGACCGCCTCGCCGGCCGCGGCGCCCGAGCCTTCGCTCATCCTGCCCTCCGGCAACGGCCGCGTCGTGCTCGTGGTCGATGACGAACGCGTCATCCGCGACATCACGGCTTCGACGCTGAAGAAGAATGGTTATCAGGTTCTGACGGCGTGCGACGGCACCGAAGGTTTCGCGCTCTTCACCCAGCATCGGAATGAGATTTCCGTGATCGTCACCGACATGTCGATGCCTTACATGGACGGCGCGAAAATGATCCGGGCCCTGTTCCAGATCGACTCGAAAGTGAAGATCGTCGCGGTGAGCGGACTGAACGAAGAGGTGAATCTGCCGGAAATGTTGAAGAAGAAAATCCCGTTCCTCAAGAAGCCTTTCGCCTTGGAGAAACTGCTCGAGACCCTTGCGGAAGTCATCGAGTCCGCGCCCGTCAAGGAAGCCCCGGCTCGTCCTCCGTCGCGCCTCCAGGATGCAAAGCTCGCACCATCCCCGCCCTTGACCCCGCCCGACCTCAAACTTCACGACGGACCATTCGAGGTTTGA
- a CDS encoding sigma-70 family RNA polymerase sigma factor, with protein sequence MNSDTNLASEHSPARSNFATGMRQAAQFAPTHWSVVLTAAGSDSPEAAEALARLCQDYWYPLYAFVRRKGFAPHEAQDLTQDFFARLLEKSVLKAADPARGKFRSFLLRSLQNFLNNEWDRQRAEKRGGKAFTFSLDDTTAEDRYRLAPAHDLTPEKIFERRWALTLLEKVHAQLKAECQDEGKGAQFEVLQVYLSGEPKAGKYDESAARLGLSEGTVRVAVHRLRKRLGQLLRIEVGRTVADPRDIDEEISNLLMALGQT encoded by the coding sequence ATGAACTCGGATACGAATCTTGCTTCGGAGCATTCGCCAGCGCGATCTAATTTCGCCACCGGCATGCGTCAGGCCGCGCAGTTTGCGCCCACGCACTGGAGTGTGGTGTTGACGGCGGCGGGCAGCGATTCGCCGGAGGCCGCGGAAGCCTTGGCCCGGCTTTGCCAGGATTACTGGTACCCGCTCTACGCGTTCGTACGGCGGAAAGGATTCGCACCCCATGAAGCCCAGGATTTGACCCAGGATTTTTTCGCGCGGCTCTTGGAAAAGAGCGTGCTCAAAGCCGCGGACCCGGCCAGGGGAAAATTCCGGTCATTCCTGCTCCGCTCGTTGCAGAATTTCTTAAACAACGAATGGGATCGGCAACGAGCCGAGAAGCGCGGCGGCAAAGCGTTTACGTTCTCCCTTGATGACACGACGGCTGAAGACCGCTATCGATTGGCGCCCGCGCATGATTTGACACCGGAGAAAATTTTCGAGCGGCGCTGGGCGCTAACGCTCTTGGAGAAAGTGCATGCCCAGTTAAAGGCCGAATGCCAGGACGAAGGCAAAGGCGCGCAGTTCGAAGTGTTGCAGGTTTATTTATCCGGCGAACCCAAAGCCGGGAAATATGACGAATCCGCCGCGCGCCTGGGTCTGAGTGAGGGAACGGTGCGCGTGGCCGTGCATCGGCTGCGAAAGCGGCTGGGACAGTTGCTGAGAATTGAAGTTGGCCGGACCGTCGCCGATCCCAGAGACATCGATGAGGAAATCAGCAATCTGCTGATGGCGCTTGGTCAAACCTGA
- a CDS encoding glycosyltransferase family 9 protein yields the protein MLSGDLRPGWIENEWRWQTEDMIKKRRSFEAPAWSGEDLPGRTILAYTEQGFGDAFQFVRYVDLLAQRGARVILECQLVLKRLFETVRGVSEVIARGEPVPRVDFQAPLLSLPRVFETTLETIPRETPYIKAPAAASNELPAFGGESFKVGLVWAGNPDHLNDQNRSIPLALLRPLLNLEGFQCPEDSLLPHERPPLPSYGHPLPLRGGEGTGEGAVQGDNVRITSENSHPEGKADLQVRRAFKVSPAFYSLQVGERASELKRESGLSHVIDLSPHLRDFATTAAAIERMDLVVSVDTSVAHLAGALGKPVWLLLPFAPDWRWMLGRDDSPWYPTMRLFRQNQIGDWTTVVVRLCAELGTVRHHRDHPH from the coding sequence ATGCTCTCCGGAGATCTCCGGCCCGGCTGGATCGAAAACGAATGGCGCTGGCAAACGGAGGATATGATCAAGAAACGGCGGTCCTTCGAAGCCCCGGCGTGGTCGGGGGAAGATTTGCCGGGGCGCACGATTCTGGCCTATACCGAGCAAGGGTTTGGCGACGCGTTCCAATTTGTCCGCTACGTTGATCTCCTCGCGCAACGCGGCGCGCGCGTCATTCTGGAATGCCAGTTGGTTTTGAAACGTCTTTTCGAGACGGTGCGCGGCGTCAGCGAAGTCATTGCCCGCGGCGAACCGGTCCCGCGCGTCGATTTCCAAGCGCCGTTGTTGAGTTTGCCGCGCGTCTTCGAGACGACTTTGGAGACGATTCCCCGCGAAACGCCCTACATCAAAGCGCCCGCCGCGGCTTCGAACGAACTGCCGGCCTTTGGCGGTGAATCGTTCAAGGTCGGCCTGGTCTGGGCCGGGAATCCGGATCACCTCAACGATCAGAATCGTTCCATCCCATTGGCGCTGCTCCGGCCTCTTCTAAATTTAGAAGGCTTCCAATGTCCTGAGGACAGCCTTCTTCCCCACGAACGTCCCCCTCTCCCGTCCTACGGACACCCTCTCCCCCTCCGCGGGGGAGAGGGAACCGGCGAGGGGGCCGTCCAGGGGGACAATGTGCGAATTACTTCGGAGAATTCTCACCCTGAAGGCAAGGCGGACCTGCAGGTACGCCGTGCCTTCAAGGTGAGTCCCGCCTTCTACAGCCTGCAGGTGGGCGAACGGGCTTCGGAACTGAAACGCGAAAGCGGTCTGTCGCACGTCATCGATCTCAGCCCCCACTTGCGCGACTTCGCAACGACCGCGGCGGCCATCGAACGCATGGACCTGGTGGTCAGCGTCGATACTTCCGTCGCTCACCTGGCGGGCGCGCTGGGCAAACCGGTCTGGCTGCTGCTCCCCTTCGCTCCGGACTGGCGCTGGATGCTCGGCCGCGACGACAGCCCGTGGTATCCGACGATGCGCCTGTTCCGGCAAAACCAAATCGGTGATTGGACCACGGTGGTTGTGCGACTATGTGCGGAGTTGGGCACGGTCCGCCATCACCGCGATCACCCACATTGA